From one Treponema denticola genomic stretch:
- the nrdR gene encoding transcriptional regulator NrdR, with translation MRCPHCGSCDDKVMESRTLAQGDCIRRRRECLACGYRFTSYEHIEEKPFMVIKKDGRREPFDRKKLEKGIERALEKRPVSLNSIENIVTEIEDQAVLNSGLNKEIETTVLGEMVLSHLYSIDKVAYIRFASVYKQFSNLDEFVNEVKKVRK, from the coding sequence ATGAGATGTCCGCATTGCGGAAGCTGCGATGATAAGGTTATGGAATCAAGAACTCTGGCTCAAGGGGATTGTATCCGAAGGAGACGGGAGTGTCTTGCCTGCGGTTACCGCTTTACAAGTTATGAGCATATTGAAGAAAAACCTTTTATGGTTATCAAAAAAGACGGCCGCAGGGAGCCCTTTGACCGAAAAAAGCTTGAAAAGGGTATCGAGCGGGCACTTGAAAAACGGCCTGTTTCCTTAAACAGTATAGAAAATATTGTTACTGAAATTGAAGATCAAGCTGTTTTAAATTCCGGTCTTAACAAAGAAATAGAAACTACTGTTTTAGGCGAAATGGTTCTATCTCATTTGTATTCAATAGATAAGGTGGCATATATCCGCTTTGCCTCCGTTTATAAGCAATTCAGCAACTTGGATGAATTTGTAAACGAGGTAAAAAAAGTAAGAAAATAA
- a CDS encoding ribonucleoside triphosphate reductase, which translates to MEEKTTNQTVFPEWKSFLGTMEKAKPEILRSVVKRSGEIEAYNRKKIEKAINKAISAVEGSPNDEKAAFLTDKVEEKLKNIMASRYAHSIPAIEEIQDVVELVLIEQKEASLAKAYILYRAKREAVRDAESLMLNINSTMDGYLSQSDWRVKENANVNFSLGGLILHNSGTITANYWLKNIYTPAIAEAHITAAFHIHDLSMFSGYCAGWSLRQLIHEGLGGVPDKITSKPPKHLSTLIQQIVNFLGIMQNEWAGAQAFSSFDTYLAPFVKKDNMSEASVKQCLQSFVYGVNTPSRWGSQAPFTNITLDWVCPPDLANQKAVVGGETQDFTYGDCQKEMDMINKLFIELMLEGDAAGRGFQYPIPTYNITSDFDWTSPNAKLLFEMTARYGTPYFQNFINSDLNPGDVRSMCCRLQLDKRELRKRGGGLFGSDEFTGSIGVVTINMPQIGYLSKTEKDYFDRLDYLMDIAKQSLEIKRKVIEKLLEGGLFPYTKRYLHHLNNHFSTIGICGMNESCLNFLGEDIVSPRGKAFAEKVLTYMRNRLADFQEETGSLFNLEATPAESTSYRLARHDKNQFPDIISSGDAEPYYTNSSQLPVAYTTDVFEALDHQESLQRKYTGGTVFHIFLGESIKDWESCRDLVKAVANNYRIPYFSISPTFSICPIHGYLEGEHFECPYCKREKQAKLELKLAELEKERAEVLSVSSKI; encoded by the coding sequence ATGGAGGAAAAAACTACAAATCAAACGGTTTTTCCTGAATGGAAGTCCTTTTTAGGGACTATGGAGAAGGCAAAGCCTGAAATATTGCGCTCGGTAGTAAAACGTTCAGGAGAAATTGAGGCTTATAATCGTAAAAAAATAGAAAAAGCTATCAATAAGGCTATAAGTGCAGTTGAAGGCAGCCCAAATGATGAAAAGGCTGCGTTTCTAACGGACAAGGTAGAAGAAAAACTTAAAAATATTATGGCATCCCGCTATGCTCATTCTATTCCGGCAATAGAAGAAATTCAAGATGTTGTAGAGCTTGTTTTAATTGAACAAAAGGAAGCCAGTCTTGCAAAAGCCTATATCCTTTACAGGGCCAAGAGAGAGGCTGTGCGCGATGCGGAAAGCCTCATGCTGAATATAAACAGCACCATGGACGGCTATTTAAGCCAATCCGACTGGCGCGTAAAAGAAAATGCCAACGTAAACTTTTCTTTAGGCGGTCTTATTCTTCATAACTCCGGTACTATTACGGCAAACTATTGGCTTAAAAATATTTATACACCTGCTATTGCCGAAGCCCATATAACGGCAGCCTTTCATATTCATGACCTTTCAATGTTTTCAGGCTATTGTGCAGGCTGGTCCCTTAGGCAGCTTATCCATGAGGGGCTGGGCGGGGTTCCCGATAAGATTACCTCAAAGCCTCCCAAGCATTTATCGACACTTATTCAGCAGATAGTCAACTTTTTAGGCATTATGCAGAACGAGTGGGCCGGAGCTCAAGCCTTCAGCTCCTTTGACACATATTTGGCTCCCTTTGTAAAAAAGGATAATATGAGTGAAGCAAGCGTAAAACAGTGCCTTCAAAGCTTCGTTTACGGCGTAAACACTCCCAGCCGCTGGGGGTCTCAGGCTCCCTTTACAAATATAACCTTGGACTGGGTATGCCCGCCCGACCTTGCAAACCAAAAGGCTGTTGTCGGCGGAGAAACACAGGATTTTACATACGGTGACTGTCAAAAAGAAATGGATATGATAAATAAGCTCTTTATTGAGCTTATGCTTGAAGGAGATGCCGCAGGACGCGGTTTCCAATATCCAATTCCCACTTACAATATAACCTCGGATTTTGATTGGACAAGTCCGAATGCAAAACTGCTTTTTGAGATGACTGCCCGATACGGTACGCCTTATTTTCAAAACTTTATAAATTCCGACCTAAATCCGGGGGATGTGCGCTCTATGTGCTGCCGTCTTCAACTCGATAAAAGAGAATTGCGTAAAAGGGGAGGCGGCCTTTTCGGCTCCGATGAGTTTACAGGCTCCATAGGGGTCGTTACAATAAACATGCCTCAAATCGGCTACCTATCAAAAACTGAAAAAGACTATTTTGACCGTTTGGACTACCTAATGGACATAGCAAAACAAAGCCTTGAGATAAAGCGGAAGGTAATCGAAAAGCTCTTGGAGGGCGGCCTTTTTCCCTATACAAAGAGGTATTTACATCATTTAAACAATCACTTTTCCACTATAGGAATTTGCGGTATGAACGAGTCCTGCCTAAACTTTTTAGGTGAGGATATTGTAAGCCCGAGGGGAAAGGCCTTTGCCGAAAAGGTCTTAACCTATATGAGAAACCGTCTTGCCGACTTCCAAGAAGAAACCGGCAGCTTATTCAATCTTGAAGCAACTCCGGCTGAAAGTACTTCTTACAGACTGGCTCGCCACGATAAAAATCAGTTCCCCGATATAATAAGTTCGGGAGATGCCGAGCCCTATTACACCAACTCAAGTCAGCTTCCCGTTGCCTATACTACCGATGTTTTTGAAGCCTTGGATCATCAAGAAAGTTTACAGCGTAAGTATACGGGAGGTACGGTTTTTCATATATTCTTGGGTGAATCTATCAAGGATTGGGAATCTTGCAGGGATTTGGTTAAGGCTGTTGCAAACAATTACCGTATTCCCTATTTTTCGATTTCGCCGACATTTTCGATATGCCCGATTCACGGCTATCTTGAGGGAGAGCATTTTGAGTGCCCTTATTGCAAGCGTGAAAAACAGGCAAAACTTGAACTGAAACTGGCCGAGCTTGAAAAAGAAAGGGCCGAGGTTTTGAGTGTTTCTTCTAAAATTTAA
- a CDS encoding ATP-binding protein, translating into MAAGKQLIKENSAYIDILPEWAQELSRKYCSKTANLYFVHGNIRDFLPHQITEYGHNFLFVKIRDYISEVLFGNQDIIVYYDKSGGVSFCTSDMERAYLETMHMTYPDVPPENFLSRDPEEAFSYLERYFVLNFGKNLRIVLIVDYAETIIPADEIGNLDETDRYCLVTLNRWSHEPSFTREDISIIMLTENLTDLNPRLTASPSTIKVRIPLPDAAVRVNFLEHLRRTEEILLAERGLSPERMGALTSGLNLLNLYQLVGESYQDDKPISLDYLATKKREIIENEAGGLLEFIDTDYDLSLVSGHDFVKKRFKIAAKALKAARTDVLPMGYLISGPIGTGKTFIVSAFAGEIGIPMVRLRNFRSQWQGATESNLEKVLNILRAMSPVAVMIDEADVVLGNRTANDVSGTSGRVFAQIANFMGNTAYRGKIIWFLITCRPDLIPVDLKRQGRAEEHLALFYPETDAERLDLFETLQRKLRIKLHDVNLNSIIKKIKFDVSGADIEAILVRAKMNATVEGRAMVIQKDLEETIADFIPPSYPYEIELQNLVAAIECTSKEMVPKRYQSMQRSAMSAEIFEIKQLLGEK; encoded by the coding sequence ATGGCAGCGGGAAAACAGCTGATTAAAGAAAATAGTGCCTATATAGATATTTTGCCGGAATGGGCACAGGAGCTTTCCAGAAAATATTGCTCAAAAACGGCAAACCTTTACTTTGTACATGGAAACATAAGGGATTTTTTACCCCATCAAATAACCGAATACGGGCATAATTTTTTGTTCGTAAAAATAAGGGACTATATTTCCGAAGTTTTGTTTGGAAATCAGGACATAATAGTGTACTACGATAAGTCCGGAGGCGTTTCTTTTTGTACTTCCGATATGGAAAGAGCTTATCTTGAGACAATGCATATGACTTATCCTGATGTACCTCCCGAAAACTTTTTATCCCGCGACCCTGAAGAGGCTTTTTCTTACCTTGAAAGGTATTTTGTTCTAAATTTCGGCAAGAATTTGAGGATTGTTCTCATCGTAGATTATGCCGAAACCATAATTCCTGCCGATGAGATCGGAAATTTGGATGAAACAGATAGGTACTGCCTTGTTACCCTAAACAGATGGTCACATGAGCCATCATTTACTCGGGAAGATATCTCGATAATAATGCTTACCGAAAACCTGACAGACCTAAATCCCCGTCTTACTGCTTCTCCTTCTACAATAAAGGTGCGTATTCCCCTGCCTGATGCTGCCGTAAGGGTTAATTTTTTAGAACATTTAAGACGTACCGAGGAAATCCTTTTGGCCGAGAGGGGCTTGAGCCCTGAAAGAATGGGCGCTTTAACCTCCGGCTTAAACCTGTTAAACCTCTATCAGCTTGTAGGAGAGTCTTATCAGGACGACAAGCCTATAAGTTTGGATTATTTGGCAACCAAAAAAAGGGAAATTATTGAAAATGAAGCCGGAGGGCTTTTGGAATTTATAGATACGGATTATGACCTCTCCCTTGTTTCAGGCCATGACTTTGTAAAAAAGCGCTTTAAAATTGCGGCAAAGGCTTTAAAGGCTGCCCGAACCGATGTTCTTCCTATGGGCTATCTTATTTCCGGCCCAATAGGAACGGGAAAAACCTTTATAGTGTCGGCCTTTGCCGGCGAAATAGGCATTCCCATGGTACGTTTACGCAATTTCCGCTCCCAATGGCAGGGAGCTACCGAATCTAATCTTGAAAAGGTGCTGAATATTTTGAGGGCTATGTCGCCTGTCGCAGTTATGATAGATGAGGCCGATGTTGTGCTCGGAAACCGCACTGCGAACGATGTATCCGGTACTTCGGGACGGGTTTTTGCACAGATAGCAAATTTTATGGGAAACACGGCTTACAGGGGAAAGATAATCTGGTTTTTGATCACCTGCCGCCCCGACCTGATTCCCGTCGACTTAAAAAGGCAGGGCAGGGCCGAAGAGCATCTGGCTCTTTTTTATCCCGAAACCGATGCCGAAAGACTTGACCTTTTTGAAACCCTTCAAAGAAAGCTCCGCATCAAGCTCCATGATGTAAATTTAAATTCGATAATAAAAAAGATTAAATTCGATGTATCCGGTGCGGATATAGAAGCTATTTTAGTGCGTGCTAAGATGAATGCAACAGTAGAAGGCAGGGCAATGGTTATACAAAAAGACTTGGAAGAAACTATAGCCGATTTTATTCCGCCTTCTTATCCTTATGAGATAGAGCTGCAAAATTTGGTTGCAGCAATCGAGTGCACAAGCAAGGAGATGGTTCCGAAAAGATACCAATCCATGCAGCGCTCAGCGATGTCTGCTGAAATTTTCGAGATAAAGCAGCTTTTAGGCGAAAAATAA
- the hflK gene encoding FtsH protease activity modulator HflK yields the protein MKQKKVDPSKMLGALRTVIILIVIALIAFSGIKVIPTTDNGIVTRFGKYTKTLSPGLNFVIPFVDQVYKVPVKTVQKEEFGFRTARSSERSEYQNSILSESSMLTGDLNIINVEWVIQYKIVDPKAWLFNVEEDQRNKTVRDISKSVVNSLVGDRAIMDIISLDRDSIAVLAQEKMNEKYKQIGLGISVSSVQLQNIVPPHEVQAAFEDVNIAIQDMNRLINEGKEAYNKEIPKAKGEAQKMIEEARGYASERINKANGDVARFNAVYSEYVKAPDITRRRLYLETLDSIFKNNENITLIDKNLKNFLPLKELNKGGN from the coding sequence ATGAAGCAAAAAAAGGTTGATCCTTCAAAGATGTTAGGAGCTTTACGCACTGTAATAATACTTATCGTAATTGCTCTTATAGCTTTTTCGGGAATAAAGGTTATTCCTACAACGGATAACGGAATTGTCACCCGTTTCGGTAAATATACAAAGACCCTTTCACCGGGACTTAACTTTGTAATTCCCTTTGTGGATCAGGTTTATAAGGTTCCGGTTAAGACCGTTCAAAAGGAAGAATTCGGCTTCCGAACTGCAAGATCGAGTGAAAGAAGCGAGTACCAAAATTCCATTTTAAGTGAATCTTCAATGCTTACAGGAGACCTGAACATCATAAATGTTGAATGGGTTATTCAGTATAAAATAGTGGATCCTAAGGCTTGGCTTTTTAATGTTGAAGAAGATCAAAGAAATAAAACCGTCAGAGATATTTCAAAATCCGTTGTCAACAGTCTGGTAGGCGACAGGGCTATCATGGATATAATCAGCTTGGATCGTGACAGCATTGCAGTTTTAGCACAAGAAAAAATGAACGAAAAATATAAGCAGATCGGCCTTGGAATTTCCGTTTCATCGGTGCAATTACAAAACATTGTTCCGCCTCATGAAGTTCAAGCTGCCTTTGAGGACGTCAATATAGCGATTCAGGATATGAATAGGCTCATAAACGAGGGAAAGGAAGCCTACAATAAAGAGATTCCTAAGGCAAAGGGTGAGGCTCAAAAAATGATTGAAGAAGCTAGGGGCTATGCTTCCGAAAGAATAAACAAGGCAAACGGAGATGTTGCCCGTTTTAACGCCGTTTATTCAGAATATGTAAAGGCTCCCGATATTACGAGGAGAAGACTCTACCTTGAAACTCTTGATTCTATTTTTAAAAATAATGAAAATATTACCCTAATAGACAAAAACTTAAAAAACTTTTTACCTTTAAAAGAATTAAATAAGGGAGGCAACTGA
- the hflC gene encoding protease modulator HflC: MENYENTENTENVKFENPSSKNKIKPEKAKKDKKGFGWISFVVILIILFFFLKPFYILNEGNVAIITKFGAVVKTEKEAGLHFKMPLIHTVNKYTAKLLRLDGDPQKILTLEKQYLRVDTTSRWRIVDVKKFYESLTTYDSAYSRLSDIVDSSVRDIISVNSLADVVRSSNIINESKTTEEFNLENAEVDLGSLKTEKVNFPVIKKGRETLADEILAKANSQLGEFGLEVVDLIFKGIKYSDELENSVFSRMIKERNQIAGTFRSTGDGEKLKILGELENEKRTILSQAYAESERIKGDADAKAVAIYAESYGKSPEFYSFWKSMEIYKNSLPETEKVLSTDMEYFQYLYKH; encoded by the coding sequence ATGGAAAACTATGAAAATACCGAAAACACCGAAAATGTAAAATTTGAAAATCCTTCTTCCAAAAATAAGATAAAACCTGAAAAAGCAAAAAAAGACAAAAAAGGTTTCGGATGGATTTCCTTTGTGGTTATACTCATTATTTTGTTCTTTTTCCTAAAACCTTTTTATATTTTAAATGAAGGCAATGTTGCCATTATAACGAAATTCGGAGCTGTAGTAAAAACGGAAAAAGAGGCCGGGCTTCATTTTAAAATGCCCTTGATTCATACGGTAAACAAATACACGGCAAAGCTCTTGCGGTTGGACGGTGATCCCCAAAAGATTCTTACCCTGGAAAAGCAGTATCTTAGAGTAGATACCACCAGCCGATGGCGTATAGTCGACGTAAAAAAGTTTTACGAATCCCTAACAACCTATGATAGCGCTTATTCCCGCCTTTCGGATATTGTAGATTCGTCGGTTAGAGATATTATTTCGGTAAACAGTCTTGCCGATGTTGTACGAAGCTCAAATATTATAAACGAAAGTAAAACCACGGAAGAGTTTAACCTTGAGAATGCCGAAGTTGACCTCGGCTCCTTAAAGACGGAAAAAGTAAACTTCCCTGTGATAAAAAAGGGCAGGGAAACTCTGGCTGATGAAATTTTGGCCAAGGCCAATAGCCAGCTGGGTGAATTCGGCTTGGAGGTGGTTGACCTGATTTTTAAAGGAATTAAGTATTCGGATGAGCTTGAAAATTCCGTATTCAGCCGCATGATAAAAGAAAGGAATCAGATCGCAGGAACCTTTAGGTCTACAGGCGACGGAGAAAAACTTAAAATCTTAGGCGAATTGGAAAACGAAAAGCGGACTATCTTGTCGCAAGCTTATGCCGAGTCGGAAAGGATAAAGGGAGATGCCGATGCAAAGGCTGTTGCAATCTATGCCGAAAGCTACGGCAAGTCCCCCGAATTTTACAGCTTTTGGAAGAGCATGGAAATTTATAAAAATTCCTTACCCGAGACTGAAAAAGTCCTTTCAACTGATATGGAATATTTTCAGTACTTGTATAAGCATTAA